One region of Eulemur rufifrons isolate Redbay chromosome 1, OSU_ERuf_1, whole genome shotgun sequence genomic DNA includes:
- the LOC138382690 gene encoding C-X-C chemokine receptor type 1-like, with protein sequence MAETEETVTDMWDWFSEFSNFSDMPSIEKDHTPCRLETETLNKHAVVIIYALVFLLSLLGNSLVMLVILYGRVGRSVTDVYLLNLAMADLLFALTLPIWAASKAIGWIFGTGLCKLVSLLKEVNFYSGILLLACISVDRYLAIVHATRALTQKRHLVKFVCLGIWGLSLILSLPFFLFRQAFKPNNSNPVCYEVLGNDTAKWRMVLRILPHTFGFVLPLLVMLFCYGFTLRTLLKAHMGQKHRAMRVIFAVVLIFLLCWLPYHLVLLADTLMRTQVISETCERRNDIDRALDATEILGFLHSCLNPFIYAFIGQNFRYGFLKILATRGLVSKEFLARHRITSYTSSSLNVSSNL encoded by the coding sequence ATGGCTGAAACCGAGGAAACCGTTACTGATATGTGGGATTGGTTTTCTGAATTTTCGAATTTCTCTGACATGCCATCTATAGAAAAAGACCACACCCCCTGTAGGCTAGAGACTGAGACACTCAACAAGCATGCCGTGGTCATCATCTATGCCCTGGTGTTCCTGCTGAGCCTGCTGGGAAACTCCCTGGTGATGCTGGTCATCTTGTACGGCCGCGTCGGCCGATCCGTCACCGACGTCTACCTGCTGAACCTGGCCATGGCCGACCTGCTCTTTGCCCTGACCTTGCCCATCTGGGCTGCCTCCAAGGCGATTGGCTGGATTTTTGGCACAGGCCTGTGCAAGCTGGTGTCGCTCTTGAAGGAAGTCAACTTCTACAGTGGAATTCTCCTGCTGGCCTGCATCAGCGTGGACCGTTACCTGGCCATTGTCCACGCCACACGCGCTCTCACCCAGAAGCGCCACCTGGTCAAGTTTGTATGTCTGGGCATCTGGGGACTGTCTCTGATTCTGTCCCTGCCCTTCTTCCTCTTCCGCCAGGCCTTTAAACCAAACAATTCCAACCCAGTCTGCTATGAGGTCCTAGGAAATGACACAGCAAAGTGGCGGATGGTGCTGCGGATCCTGCCCCACACCTTCGGCTTTGTCCTGCCCCTGCTGGTCATGCTGTTCTGCTACGGATTCACCCTGCGCACGCTGCTTAAGGCCCACATGGGGCAGAAGCACCGGGCCATGCGGGTCATCTTTGCTGTGGTCCTCATCTTCCTGCTCTGCTGGCTGCCCTACCACCTGGTCCTGCTTGCAGACACCCTCATGAGGACACAGGTGATCTCGGAGACCTGTGAGCGCCGCAACGACATTGACCGGGCCCTGGATGCCACCGAGATTCTGGGCTTCCTCCACAGCTGCCTCAATCCTTTCATCTACGCCTTCATTGGCCAAAATTTTCGCTATGGATTCCTCAAGATCCTGGCCACCCGTGGCCTGGTCAGCAAGGAGTTCTTGGCACGTCATCGCATTACCTCTTATACTTCTTCCTCTCTCAATGTCTCTTCTAATCTCTAA